A stretch of Fusarium poae strain DAOMC 252244 chromosome 2, whole genome shotgun sequence DNA encodes these proteins:
- a CDS encoding hypothetical protein (TransMembrane:1 (o40-62i)), whose protein sequence is MSAMLVKYQETTMPLVPSSAPLPSSMTTFAYLREQKILNIVYVGLLVVEVLMVLGVISVALVKRVKAHRRPKMTRPVTPLTNYPPHQYMHIGNEKTTTL, encoded by the exons ATGTCTGCAAT GCTTGTTAAATATCAAG AAACTACCATGCCTCTTGTTCCAAGCTCCGCACCGCTGCCCAGCAGTATGACCACATTTGCTTACTTGCGTGAGCAAAAAATACTCAACATCGTCTACGTCGGCCTTCTCGTAGTCGAAGTCCTTATGGTTCTAGGCGTCATCTCCGTCGCCCTCGTCAAGCGAGTCAAAGCACACCGACGACCCAAAATGACACGACCAGTCACACCTTTAACAAACTATCCGCCTCACCAATATATGCATATCGGAAACGAAAAGACAACAACATTATGA